One Echeneis naucrates chromosome 4, fEcheNa1.1, whole genome shotgun sequence genomic window, AGTTGGATGTGATGAATCCAACAATAATaatctgctctccctctctggcttctctctctcttgcctcATCCTTATATCTCACAGTACCTCTGCCATGTCTCTGCTGTATGAATGTGTCAACACCGTGATTGCAGGTCAGTGCTGTTATCCTGTCATCAAAGTAGTGGTCTCCTCAGCTTagtgtgtgtacagtattgCAATGAACATGAATCTTTggcattgatttatttattttacctccATGTTCAGTCTGTTTTCAGACATCAGTTTGTAAACTCTGCTGGGCTCTGTTACCTAGTATGCACTAATTAATTGGAAATTTTTTCTTAACTGCAGATTTGGTTTTTTCCATCTCACAAACATTTAGCTCCCATTCAGCTCTAATTGAATCTTTCCCTGCATTACAGTGTTGATTTCCTTGTCCTCTGGGATGCCTAACCACAGTGCTAGTATCCAGGTAAGGCTGAAGCCTGAGTCCACACCTCTATCAGCACTTTGATGAGGTTATCTTTTATTAACCCTTTCCATTCCAGTTGAATCATAATGCATGCTTTcaccatttcctttttgttcacaCGTCTGTCTGTCCAAACATAGATTAAGTACAAAGCAAATTTCAGACAGGCAAgcaaaattgttttcattttcacaaatgcataaaaatcaATTTTGCACCATTTCCTcaccttttctttgtctcatttcTTTGTGCCCCTCTGCTGAGACTGAAACTGGTGTGGAAAGGTTAACAGTGACATTAATGGCTCTCTACTTCTCCCCTTCTGTTTTCCCCTgctgtccctctctccctctctccctcagctCTGTGTGCAGAAACTGCGAATCCTGATTGAAGACTCGGACCAGAACTGTGAGCCCTCTGTCAATGCCTGCAGTGTGTCATTTTCTCATTGTCTGCGTGTTTCTGATTATGGAACAGTCCGCCCTTTTAGACAATATTAACTTCGACCCCTTGACTCTGGATAACTCGAACTTCTTCACAGTTCCATTTTCAATCAGTTGGCCTGTTTGGAATATCATTTCACTTAGGTCACAGCAGCGTAAGCTCAATAGATTACAGACAGAGAATTTAAAAACatagagctgttttttttttctcaggtaTTATGAAACATGGGATTTTTATAAATATACTGTGCTAGCCACCCCCAGTTGTGCATCCAGTCATTCGAGTTATCTGGATCCCTTGTACATAGATTATTAGTTATGTGTGTGAAGTAGACTAGACGTCTGGTGCCTGTGAACCTGTGGTTTAAGGTTTTCTTTATCCACTTTCCAATACATTAATAGGTAAAGGAGTGAGAGAGCAGATCTTTCTAgggttttaaaaatatttaattgatGAGGTCGACAAGGTAAAGTAACAGCTTGGGCCACTTGACTTTTGTATGAAGTGCCAATTGGAAACTGAATTTATCTCAAGCAACTTTCCAAAGAGAGCTGGTAGAGAGTTgctaaatgaatttatttacagaGACCCAACAGTTCCCACCAAGAGCCAGCACTTGGAGATAGTGGCGatacaaaattttaaaatggaaatcatGCTTGAATGCAGAAATTCGAACTAGACTCAGGTTGGATGACCATTTACCTTCACCAGTGGGGGTGAAAGAGTATGATCATATGAagtaataacaacaacagcaacaacagttgTGTTAACAGTAATGCTAAATCACATATCAGCACAGGAAGCTCATAGCTGGTAACAATATTTGAAGTCTGCCATTCTTCAAAACAATTTGGTAAACAGATTTAAGTTTAGCTGGCATGGCTGAAAGAAAGCCAGCTGACTTACCTGCAGTGTCCTCCTTAATGCATTAGATGTAACATGTAGTACAGGTTTTGGATGCATTATGTGTTGCTGCCGGAATCAGAGTGGGTGTATTACGTTAATTTAGGATTATGTGAAGTTGTGTcttgagttttttatttttaacccccccccccaaaaaaatatatatatttagattcCATTCATTTTTCTACAGTAGATGTAGATTTCTTGTCTCCTGGAACTACACTGCGTCCTTCTCCCTGGTCATTTGTGCAATGTATTCACCACAGTGACCAGCCTCGCCTCGCCTCACCCCATGGTCACTACCACACATGCACTTATTGATTCATGAACCTGGCATTTGTCGCTGAGACTTTAGATGATCGATAGACTGCTGTGATTCAGCAGTTTTCTCAATTTTAAACATCTTTTTGGTGAGTAGGAAATGTTTCCTGAGATACAAGGAAGGATAAAGCAAAACACAACTACTGtgtctagtgtgtgtgtgtcctgtgtgtatatgtttgtatGTCCTTtccattgttttgtgttttttgtgttcctTTCCTTTTGGTATTTAATtaccactttttattttttatttttattgtatttcagaCGAAAAAAAGTTCATactatatttacatttaaccaTTTTCTATATACAACTGGTGAGGGCTTATTGTGACATTAGATGTATGGCAGTTAAGTGTACTTTGAAACACATTATCAAATAATTCAGGCCAAAATAGATCTGTCCCCTAGAAACTATGGgcctgcaaagaaaataaagtttctacagtaatattgtatttttttttaattgccacATTGACAATAAAGTAAGGATAGTCATATATAAACGAGAGGTTTTGTTTGTCAGTGCAGggaaaaatgtcaaagtaagaaaataaatacttttttcttcttgagaCTGAGAATACAGGGTACACATATGTCTGATTTTGAATATACTAAggctgtgggtttttttttttttaaatagtgaaGTATCTGGGTCTTTTGGCCATGTCAAAGATCCTGAAGACCCACCCCAAGTCGGTGCAGTCTCATAAGGACCTCATCCTCCAGTGTCTGGACGACAAGGATGAGTCCATCCGTCTTAGAgctctggacctgctctatgGCATGGTATGGAACCAAAGTTTGGGCTTTAACATCACTAGCTATTTTTAACTCTGAGttgttttgttaaatatatTCAGAGCCAGGTTGTCATTCAAAACAACCAGCCTTTGTTCTGTCCTTtgaaaaaagtgatttttacTGATGGAAACTAAGTTGTTCTCTTGTAGTTCTAAagctggttttctttttctctattttatttatttattttttataaatgtttgctttttttctttatcattaaAACTCTAGATTTTCATTTATGCCTTAAACTTTGATGATTGATGAACTGGTATCTCCCCTCTCCAGGTATCCAAAAAGAACTTAATGGAGATTGTAAAGAAGCTGATGCTGCATGTGGACAAAGCAGAGGGAACCACCTACAGAGATGAACTTCTCACCAAGATCATCGACATCTGCAGTCAGAGCAACTACCAGTACATCACCAACTTTGAATGGTCAGTTTCATTGCTAGTAACTTCATACAAGGTCGGTCGTATAGTTGTTGGgttgttgtctgttttgtgttttgtttcttggtGTCCAATATGATATTCCTCTTCGGTAAATGTCTCAGCAATGCTTCTGTATTTTCTCAACAGGTACATCAGTATCCTGGTGGAGCTCACCCGATTAGAGGGCACGCGGCATGGACATCTCATCGCCTCTCAGATGCTGGATGTAGCTATTAGGGTTAAAGCCATCCGAGCTTTTGCTGTCGCCCAGATGGCCACTCTGCTGGACAACGCCCACCTTCTTACAGGCAACATGCAACGAAATGGCATTTGTGAAGTGTTGTATGCTGCAGCCTGGATCTGTGGAGAGTTCTCAGAGTATGTTTACTTCTTCCTTTGCTATGCAGTTACATGATCACTGGTATAAAAAGAGGCTATACTACCACTCAAGACCAATAATAGTATACAACCTGCAGCAGACCTGCATAAAGAAATCGTGAGGGTAAAATGATAGTAGTAGGATATCCTATTACCTTAGTTTTCTGTTACAATGAATCTACAGGTAAATGGCTGAAATTTTGCTCATATACCGGTCTTCACATTCCTTTATTATTTTAGTATAACAACACATCCCTTGCAGCCAAACTTAATTAACATGTTCTTATACATACAGTTAATCCGTGACTCTCAATTGGACTCATGTATTGAGATGTAGTGAGCAATAAACCAGTAATGACAGAAATACTCCACTCTTTTTAGACACTTGGAGAACCCAATACAGACACTGGAGGCCATGCTACGGCCTAAGGTGGCTACTTTGCCAGGCCACATACAGGCAGTGTATGTGCAGAACGCAGCCAAGCTATTTGCCACTGTGCTGAAGGGCCAGGAGGGGAACACCGACAGCACAGCTGCACAAGAAACCAGCCAGCTGATGATCGATAGGTTACCACTTTTTGTGCAGAGCGCCAACCTTGAGGTGCAAGAGAGGGTAAGAGAGGAGGAGCTCCGTGATTGAGAAGCTTCAAACATGTTTTCCTTTGCCAAAATTGTAGTATACAATAGCTGTTTACTTCTGGCTTTGATTATGTACGTCCCAAAGTGACACCCTTTGATAAATACCTGTGCGAATTTAGATAACTGACATTCACTGACTGTCACTGTCTTCAGGCATCTTGCATCCTGCAGCTTGTCAAGTACATCCAGAAACTACAACAGAAAGATGTAGAAGTAGCGGAGGAAGTCAGCGCTCTGTTTGCTGGAGAGCTCAATCCTGTAGCTCCCAAGGCACAGAAGAAAGTGCCTGTTCCTGAAGGGTATGTATGCTCTGGCCATCAGGCGCTCAGTGCTTAGTTGACATGACTGCATTTTTTAGCCTGTTAAGTAAAATTCAAGGAGTTtgttttggaatttttttttgtgtggacaAGCAAGAATCACTAGGACACTGATAATTTcctgcagttgtttttcttgcGCTGtgtcatgtaattttttttctttttttttttttgtagtctgGACCTGGATGCCTGGATCAACGAGCCTCCATCTGAGAGCGAGTCTGAGGACGAGCAGCCCAAGGCTATTTTTGCCAAGGAGGAGCCCAAACACTCCCGCCCCCGTCACACAGAGGTGGATGAGAAGGAGCTGGCAAGGGTGAGCTTGTCAATGATTGTAACATTGCAGAATTCATAAGAATTACTTTTAAGAGTAGTTCAGAACTTCAATACTGAATGTAAGCCAATTTTGAAGTCCTGAATTcgttttgaaatgaaatatttttatttaacagcttTGAGGAGATTATCTTTAAATGTTACGTCACTCAGTAAAAACCCAGACAAGAGCGATAATCAGTCTAGCTGTAATCGTTCAAATTTTATTTCCCAAACAAACAATATAAGCAATATTGATCTTCTTAGAGTTCTGCTGTTAGTAAATCTGGTTCCCCATGTGGTTTTCCTTAAGTACTGAGACATACTCTTCTTTATTGATGCAATGTATGTGTTAATGCTGTTCTTTAATCTCAGAGGAGAGAAGCCAGAAAGCAGGAGCAAGCCAACAACCCGTTCTACATCAAAGCCTCCCCATCGTCTCAGAAGGTGTGCTTACTTCACATTACTCTATTTATACGCTATTTATACAGTTTGCATGTCTCTATTTAATCCAAGTAATTTAATATGTCACTTgtataataaatcaaatattttttttccttttacaggTTTACCAGGACACCCCTGGAGTGGAACACATTCCAGTGGTGCAGATTGACCTCAGTGTGCCTCTCAAAGTCCCAGGTCTGATACCATTACAAGTCTTTAATCTCATTCATGACTCTTACAAATGGTTGGTCATTGTAATAAATGTTATGGTACAATACCAAAACTATAATCCTTCTAGTTAAATTCATTACTAgttttctgtctcactgtctgttaatatcttctctgctgctgtttctttccaGATTTAGATCATTATCAAAaggctttctcttttttttttttttttcataatttctctctttttttatatatatctgtatTTTCCTTGCCCCCCAGGTATGCCTATGTCTGACCAGTACGTCAAGCTGGAGGAGGAGCGCCGGCAGAAAGAGagggcagagaagaagaagaaagagaagaaaaagaggaaagaaaagcgaAGTGGACGAGGGAAGAAACAGGATTCTGGCCCAGAGAGCGAAGAGGACATCACACCTGCACACATGGTTGACATAGTTACAGAGGAGATGCCAGAGGTGAGCTGGAGTTGTGTAGGGATCACAGtaaatttataatgaaactTAAAAGCAGCCACAAACATGGGACATAAATTAAtccacatttttctttaaatgattCACAACAAGTTCAGTAATTTGTGGTATGATAAACACTTTGACTTtggacatttcatttcattttgatttcatttattggTGTCTCATCTCTGAGAATAGAAATATGTATCTCAAAACATGTCTTCAGATTCTCTGTGTGTTGTAGTGATAGAAGAGTTTCGATGAATGTCAAGTCTCTTTTATTAAGTCCACCATCTTACTGCTTCAGAATGCCTTACCCAGTGATGACGATGACAAGGACCCCAATGACCCTCACAAAGCCCTGGACATCGATCTGGACAAGTGAGTTGACACCTTGTTCTGCACATTTGCAGACCTTTGTGCAATTTGCAAATAAATTTTGTCAtgaacatgttttatttaagcCAATAATCCGATCCATCAACCATTCTGCCCAAAACTGAAAAAGCTGTTCAACACTGAAGCTTGTATGAATTAGATGTTTTCTCTTAGTATTTAATTCAGCATTGATTCCTGATTCCCGTGAGCTTCCCAGCAACAGTGTCACAGCCGATGTGGCTTGgccctttccttccctctgacTCCTTCTCATGGCATTCTgctttctgcttcctcttttctaTGCCTGCACACACccatttctgcctctgtgtgggCAGCTTGGTGGAAACAGCTGGGCGTAGGTGAGTAGCACTCCAGCCACAGGACCAGGACTTCCAACATGTACATGGACTctggcttttctctctctctctccaaatgGCTGCCTTGCTCTCCTGGCTAACATAGCTGTCCTTTCTTTACTCACTTGGATTTTGCAGTACCTgcttaatttattgtttaatcGTAGCTTTTAGtgtagtttattatttattaactaTATACTATTTTCTCTTACCTTGCTACCATTTTTGAAAACTTGTTTAAGCTTGACAATATCAGCAGCTGATTCTAAACAAGACTGTATCGTCTCTCTCCTCAAAaaccgtatttttcgcactataaggctcacttaaaatccttaaatttcctcaaaaatcggcagtgcgccttatgtatgaattcttgttgtgcttactgacgTCAAACCAATTGTATGTGGTACAATGgcctcaaaaatctgtcaaaatgttttattgcgaCTTTGTTAAGCGACAAAGCCgctccgcttgatggattgtcagagcattcccagctgacacagggacgttgtattgacattggtccttggttggatatgggttgcaacatCAGACAACGTatgataactaattatgtagtgcaagCTCGACTtacctgactgtttttgtttcgatttatatatgttttatcatgcgccttatgtatgaaaatacaCCCGTTCATTGATTAGAATGCGGTGCAGtccttatggtccgcaaaatacggtaagATATATCTCTGATAAATGTGACATAGTCTcatggaaaaaagacaaattttaaatggctgctgctgatCTTCTCAGGACTTAATATTTTACCACCTGTCCTCTTGGAAcaggcttttgtttttcctgcagattGCCTGCATCATTGTGCTTTTAGAAAACCCACCGCAGGGTTTGCCTCCAAATTTCATGCGAGCTATTGTTTCAAACAAACATCCTCCTTACCAACCACATGTGGCCTATGTAGTTTTTTTGAAGCTTTAATAGTGCAAATTGTGGATTAAGCAGTGAAGACAAGTAAGCAGCAATAACGATCACTGTTCCATAGAAAATTGACCTCAATAGAATGACAGAATTTTCTTCTTTGTAGTACTTTGGACTTGTGCAGCCAGTCTCTGAAACATATATCCCTAATGTccctttatttactttatttaatataaatgtataattttacTTAACGGCTTGAGGTGCTCAAAATAATGtaagtcacacacaaaaacaaaggttgtgttgttctttttgtaggTTACAGTACATTACAGACAATTAAAATTGTACATTCTTGGTATTATTACCTTGGTGTACAGTCAAGGCTAATAGGTAGTATGTCTTTATACAGAAAAGCCAGCAGAGGGCTACACTGAGTGTGGTTACTACTCAAAAGCCAGGCTTTGGGGATACTGAATTAACAGCTCAAGTTCAATATgaaggaaataattttttttagtttgtagtTGTCTGAGAATTTTCAGAAATTCCCACTCAACTCAACGCTTTGAATGAGATGTGGCTGCTGCACACCGCAGAGTATTTGGCTGATTATGATGGGTTGCTGCACCCCATAAGCCTTGCTCTCCTGTTTTTTAAGTCCAGATGGACAATAATCACCTCATACATCCATTCAAACATTTATCTGTATTCTCTTGTTTTGTCCAGGCCTCTTGCAGACAGTGAGAAGCTACCAGTGAGGTCACACCGTGCAGCAGAGTCCCTAAAAAGCCCGGCAGAAGATGGCGATGTCGAGAGCGCTGCCATACATGCGCCTAAGAAGAAGAAtggcaaagaaaagagggagaagaagaaggataaAGACAGTGACAGGAAGGTCAGGGTCTTGTTTTATTCTCCTTGCTGGAAACCACACTTGCATCATTCTGTGTATCTGAAGAAACCaatgaatctgatttatttgagCTGAGGGGTGGGGCAACAAGGAGTTGCCAACCACTTAGACATGACGACACAGGGCTAGATTTCTCAACTTTACGGTGGCACAAGACTGTATTAAATCTTCTGTTTTTGCAGaagagcaaagaagaaaagaagaagaaaaaacacaaacatgaagaaaaagaggaggatcTTCTCGGGGGTCAAGCAGAGGAGCCTGCTGTCCAATCAGAAGAAACCAATGAAGTGGCAGCACCGCCCACTTCCACCAGTGCTGAGgtatacaaaaaataaaactgcagagcAGGGACTTCTTCTGCCTGGTAATGGATCAAGTGtcaaatattttaatacatgccaaaatctgatgaaattaaataatctgATATTGAATTAATAATTGAAACTGGCTGTGAAATAACATTATACATGCTATACAATTCCTTCTAAAAGGTTACTGCAAACAGATATCTTTGGCCATTTTCATTGACTCAGCACTTCCATTGCTTCTTCCCAGCCTCTCTTTCAGTCAGCTTTAAAGATCAAGTATCAGTTTCCCTGTAGCCAGCTGTGCAGCCTGTTGCCAAATACTTGATTTATTCATGAAACAGAATGGTGTAATCTCGGTATCCATTTTCATGGATAGTAGTAAGATACAGAACCTTTTTGGCCCTCACCCCTCTCACCTCCTCGCATTCCTTTCCCTCCCTTCCCCTTCTAGGTTTCGGATCTGGATTTCTGGCTCTCAAATGCTCCAGTGCCCTCTAACACCCAGGTTGAGTCAcccaccccctcctctttcttttctttctcccctcttctcctcagTTACCTCTTTCATTCATAtctccatttttttattgatgtcCCTCATACATTTGATTTTTGGTTTTGCATTGTTCCTTTTAATATTAGCCTCCTAGTGTGGACCTggtgttatgttttgttgttgttttgtttttgttgtcccCCTCACCTTTTACACTTCAACTTTTTGACACAACTTCCTCCCTTTCACAGGTCACATAACACTTTCCTGTCTCATTCACAAGCTTCTGTCTATTTTTtctagcatgtgtgtgtttgtctctcaaTGCCAGTGgttctcctcctcagcttttGTTTGCTCGATGAATGTCGTGTCGGTCTTGAATTGAAAGTGGTTGTTGTGTTGGTGGTGATATGTAAGTGCAGGTCATCTGAGGTTCCCTGGAGCTGGTTATTTTGCTTCCGTGTCACCACATGTGTTGTCTTAACTGCTTCTTCCATGGTGGGGTCATGTTCATCACAAGTCACAACTGTTGTAACAGATTGTCTGAGGTAGGGTCAAGGTAACGGTACTCTAAGGAAAGGGCTACTGTGAAGCAGCATTTTTAGTTGAAACCTTTTGGATACAGTATGGCATCAGTAAAAATATCAATACAGTGACAACAAATATGGCGAAGAAGAGATAATGTAAATAATTCAGgatgaaaacaataataaaaaaaaaacttttcaaatgCTCTGAGGATGGGTGTGTCTTCAGTATGTTTAAACTATTCTACATTAGCTATGACGTTGAACGCAGCTTGTCAGCAGATACCTTCTATCTTTAGAAAAAGGGCAAGTTCAGTAAAACTTGGTCTGTcacataattttaatttttgaggaattctttttttaactATGCCAGCTACAGGCCCTAAAGAAACAGGACTTCTCAGAGACATGCTTTGACAAGTCTTTCTGGaagacttgtttttctgttgactgCCACACTAGAATAACATTAGAATCATACCTCACTGTGACTAGCATCCTCAGGCTTTTATGATGAAACATTTGTAAGGCAGGTTCATTTGTGGTTTAGCTCATTTGGCTAGCTTGAATTGCTGTAACACCCTGAGTTAAGCAaatcagttttgtgtttgtggtatCACAGCTTACTGGGTTGCAGCCGATGTTGAATTACTTATTTCTGAATGGGAGACATCACTAATTTCACTTACTTCTGTCAACACAAATTTGTCACACACTGCTGTAGGTGATACATGCTATGTTTTCTCCTGTTCAcgccttttgtgtgtgtgtatttgtgtgaacaGGAAGCACCtacagtagcagcagcagaagctgctCCCGTGCCCAAAGTGGCCTCAGGCACAGCGCCAAACTCGGAGCCCGATGAACCCAAAGACACTGAAATGGAAGAAACTGTGAGTCATGGttgattaaaattttcaaaGTAGAAAGTTTAGCACTGGTTCTGACAGGACGCAGCACATAGGCAGCTCTTCTTATTCACAAAGGTCAGTGCAAATGATGCACCAGGGACCTGCcagttttaattttgtttctaGATAAATAGTTCTACCAGCAGTCAGGTTTAAATTTTTTGCCTATAATTTCTAATAAATTATCTGTCTTCCTTTTCAACCATAAGAAATCCTccaaacacaagaagaagaagcagaaaaaggagaaggaagagaaagaaaagaaaaagaagaagaagcatcatcaccatcatcatcacagcgATGGAGGCGGAGAGGAGTCGGTGCAAAATGGCACCGTGGAGGATGAAGAGCCGCTGccggtgggtttttttttttttttttttttttttttttttggtccatcaGTGTTTGGCAGCTTGACCTGTGAATTAAAACAGCAGAATTCGtgaatgttgttatttttcttcgGTGGTAGTGAagtaaagaaacattttatatgATTAGCCCAAAGTAGTGTTGTTCCATTCATAAGTGATATTAACTATCCAGTTCATGTTGATTTTGAAGTGTGTGTATCATtgcaagaaaaaataatgaagcCAAGTTAAGTAAACCGTAAAGTTACttgtatagttttttttttgacaggggCAAAAACAAGTCCGTAACCAAAAAGCCCCAGTTTGCTTAATGCTGCATATGACAACCTGAACTTGTCTCATCTTTCAGCCCATGTCCAATTACTGCCTGCTGGCTGAGAACTCCTACATCAAGatggtgagtgagtgagatttTTACCACTGGGCTTGGAAATTCCACTTTTTGCTTGTGTTCAGTTTTATCACCTTTTATCCAAATTTTCCTCACAGCATTtaattgttgttattaaaaacagaattgGTGTTAATATCAGATTGCCAAACATTGCTTATAAGCCTGATTGTATATTTGTCTCCTTTACAATAGAGATAATGAGGTGGTTTGCACAAACTGATTGACCACATGTGATGTTTGATGCCACTTGACTTGCATTGCCATTATGCTGCATGTTGATGTCATCCATATTATTCAtagagtaaataaatgaaatatttgaggAAATAATAAGATTTGgattgtgaaaaaaatgtatttacagtaGTAGATCTCaaatttctctccctctcttcaaaGATGATGGAAGATGCTGATCAGGTATTGATTAAACTTCTGTCAGTGACAGAATATTATTAAAACACCTCCCTagatgtgtttctttgtgttcttgttgcGCCTCAGACTGCTTTCTGTCTCAGATTAGCAGTGCTGCATCAAAGTCTCAGAATAATTATGTCCTTTGGACTTCCTCCTTCTGCTCAGGCTGGTTTCTTATAAACAGTGTTGTGGCCTTTGGTGTTGGGTTAACAAAGtggttttgctgtgtttttctccatATCTACAAAATAATTATTGACCACTTTTAAAATACAAAGAGAAAGACTGCATTGCCTGAGTGTGAACTGtaagttttgattttattttatt contains:
- the ap3d1 gene encoding AP-3 complex subunit delta-1 isoform X5, translated to MALKIVKGSIDRMFDKNLQDLVRGIRNHKEDEAKYISTCIDEIKQELKQDNIAVKANAVCKLTYLQMLGYDVSWAAFNIVEVMSSSKFTYKRIGYLAASQCFHESTDVIMLTTNQIRKDLSSPNQYDTGVALTGLSCFVTPDLARDLANDIMTLMSHTKPYIRKKAVLIMYKVFLKYPESLRPAFPRLKEKLEDPDPGVQSAAVNVICELARRNPKNYLSLAPLFFKLMTSSTNNWVLIKIIKLFGALTPLEPRLGKKLIEPLTNLIHSTSAMSLLYECVNTVIAVLISLSSGMPNHSASIQLCVQKLRILIEDSDQNLKYLGLLAMSKILKTHPKSVQSHKDLILQCLDDKDESIRLRALDLLYGMVSKKNLMEIVKKLMLHVDKAEGTTYRDELLTKIIDICSQSNYQYITNFEWYISILVELTRLEGTRHGHLIASQMLDVAIRVKAIRAFAVAQMATLLDNAHLLTGNMQRNGICEVLYAAAWICGEFSEHLENPIQTLEAMLRPKVATLPGHIQAVYVQNAAKLFATVLKGQEGNTDSTAAQETSQLMIDRLPLFVQSANLEVQERASCILQLVKYIQKLQQKDVEVAEEVSALFAGELNPVAPKAQKKVPVPEGLDLDAWINEPPSESESEDEQPKAIFAKEEPKHSRPRHTEVDEKELARRREARKQEQANNPFYIKASPSSQKVYQDTPGVEHIPVVQIDLSVPLKVPGMPMSDQYVKLEEERRQKERAEKKKKEKKKRKEKRSGRGKKQDSGPESEEDITPAHMVDIVTEEMPENALPSDDDDKDPNDPHKALDIDLDKPLADSEKLPVRSHRAAESLKSPAEDGDVESAAIHAPKKKNGKEKREKKKDKDSDRKKSSKHKKKKQKKEKEEKEKKKKKKHHHHHHHSDGGGEESVQNGTVEDEEPLPPMSNYCLLAENSYIKMVCDIQGNLQDGSQVVVSVIFENKCDSFLKSMEFNVLDSLNSKLQRPEGSGPHDGLTVPFQLPPGVSNEARFVFTVQSIVMPQKLKGTLTFIVKNEDSSTHEKLDFKLHFTCTSYLITTPCYSDAFAKLLESGDLKGSSVRLEGVNMPFHHLLARICFHHHFSVVERIDSCASMYSRSIQGHHVCLLVKTSGQTVSIDAKCDEPTLLGNVLDEIKQTFSQC